TATTTCCTTGTGATCTTTCATCtgcataataatatatttaatagacgATTATTGcatcaatattaaaaatacataattgaacAATCAATTTGCGTAGCAAATACACAAATGCCAGTGACCTGATGCATTTTCCCCTCAAGGGGCTTCTTGAGAGGATTTTTGAGCTGGCTTAATAATATGGACACAGTAACGTTTAAGGCCTGCTTTGCAGAGTATGAGCAATATAGTATAGCTGGATTCAGTATAGTGCAGCTGGATTTCATTCAGAACTGTGTATATCCCTCACCAGATTGTAGAGTCATCAAATTATTGTAACACCCAGCTAACTGGTCgccccctctctcacctctcACCGATCTAATGCATCCTGAGCACTACTGCCAGACTAATTATTCTATCCCATCGCTCATCATCTACTGCCCCACTGTCATTCCATTggctcccgctgattttgtgACCCATTAccgcccactcccgcaacatgtgtgtccaatcccgcccgctcctgcaacatatgtgtccaatactgcccacccccttacctgaactgcaggtACACTCCCGCAAGCCTGCCTTCatgttgctccctcacagcgtctcttctcttgttccgcccaggaacggagcagagtcatgtgacatgacgTAAAAtcatgtgactctgctgggttcctgggcggaacaagagaagataCGCCGTGAGGAAGCAACGTGAAGGCAGCTtttgcgggattaccgggacccgcaggtacattgtctgacgGCCTGCTCCCGCTTGCAACTCCCGAAaaaccgcccgcaagttttCTTGGCTGTAAGTTTTTCCCCCCAATGCAGTTCTGTACCCTATACCCTCCAGAATTCAAACTTCTCTCCCCGAcctacagtgccctccactgcTCCCCTTAACTTTACTCTCATATCCAAATACTCTCTTGGCCCCCTCTTCATTCCCATGATATGCGGCTGTCTTCTACTGCTGATGTGTAGTAGATTATGTGAACGGTACAGATCAGGAGGAGATTCGAACTGGTGAGAACTTTCCCTTTTAAATAAGATGTCCTGGTTATcgcattaaatataataatttattaataataatattaatagtttaTATGGTGCCAACAGACAGCGCAACGCTGTACAACCAGTTACCAGAGTTACTGCCCCCATTCATTagactattatttttatatacatttaaataatatttagtgTCCATTTATATtgtggttttatatatttaatcttcTTAGCTTGAGTTATGGGAATATTACGATTCTTAGTGCATGACGTTGAGTTGATATACGTTGTTGCCGTTACTCGGCATTAATGTCTGTAGTTAATTCACATAAATCTATGCTTTTTCTGACTTCTCATTTCATCGTATTGCCCAGGCGTGGATTAAGCAGCGCGATACCCGATTCAATTATTCCtatgcctttatttatttttataggggTTGAGCAGTGCATCCAGAAGTTTCTAGATGTCGCCAGACAGACGGAAtgcttcttcctccagaaaaGACTACAGCTTTCTGTCCAGAAGCCCGAGCAAGTTATTAAAGAGGTAAAACACGCTGAACCAGTTGGTGTATTTTTGCGGCCGCACGGTATAGAACTTGGGCGTGTAAAGAGCGTGATGCGTTAGAATACCAAGAATACTCCCGCACTATATTTATCTTTGtgacttcattcttcgtggTCGATTTATTCTGACGGCCGTGTTCTTGTTCTGCCAGGATGTTTCTGAGCTGAGAAACGAGTTGCAGAGAAAAGAAGCCCTAATCCAGAAGCATCTGACAAAACTTCGGAGCTGGCAGCAGATTCTAGAAGAGATAAACGTTCAGCATAAAAAGTCTAGTGAAATGGCTCAAGGGCCGCTTGCCTACCTGGAACAGGCTTCTGCCAATATCCCTGCTCCCATGAAGCAGAAGTGACTGCGCGCTCTGCACTGGGCGAACTTGTTTATACCTTTTTCACAGAGAACAGAAGGATGCTGTTGGCACATAATTCATCAGGTTAACTGTTTTTGTTTatcaacacacacaataattaaagtgttttttccaTCTGGAAGTCCTGCTTTTAGCCCTTAGTGACTCGTTTCATCCGAAAGTCTTGCCTTTAACCCTTGGTGTGCTGTTCCACGTGTATCTAGTGAGCAATCAATTGCTCCATATCACGAAAGTGAGCATTTGGCTCTCGCTTTGTTGAATTTGAAGGTTGTGTATTACGGCGAGCACTATTGTgtagtttttttcttcacttttatGTATACTTCAATGTAAGAGGAGCATCCCTCCATGGACacttggaaatatattttattatttttattgttctatCGGCCTCATATTGTGTAGTTTCTCcgttttgctgccaaaacagccctgacccctCGAAGCATGGATTTCATTAgatctctgaaggtgtgctgtggtatctggcagaTCCTTTAATTCCTCTAaattgcaaggtggggcctccatggatcagacatgtttgtccagcacatcccacagttGTTGGATTGGATCGAGGTCTGGAGAATTTGGAGGCCATGTCCGCACCTTGAACTCCTTGTGTTCCTAAAACCATTCCTgcaagaggccaatgccatcagggaataccgtgTCCATGAAAGTGTCTACATaatctgcaacaatgcttagttAGGTGgtatgtgtcaaagtaacatccataTGAATGGCAGAACCCAAGGATtgccagcagaacattgcccaaagcatcacactgcctccgccagcttgccttcctcccataGTGGTGCCACGTGTTCTCAATGTAAGCAACGTGGCCCCATAGGCGATgaactgcaatgcactgtgttctgacacctttctatcagaaccagcattcactttttcagcaatttgagctacactagctcgtctgttggatttgatcaTAGGGCCTTCGTCCCCCCACATGTATCAATAAGTCTTGGCCACTcatgatggggtttttttttttgtttgtttttcccttgcttttaacacatcaactttgagaacATATTCACTTGCTTTATATATCCtctcactgacaggtgccatgataacaagattatcagtgttattcacttctcctgtcagtggtcataatgttatggctgatcagtgtattttATATAGGAGCACTGACACGTATTCACTTTCTCTTTACGTGTATAGAatgtgctcccattgatttcacaaGAATCAACCAAAATACCTATCTATTTCCTTGTGATCTTTCATCtgcataataatatatttaatagacgATTATTGcatcaatattaaaaatacataattgaacAATCAATTTGCGACGCAAATACACAAATGCCAGTGACCTGACGCATTTTCCCCTCAAGGGGCTTCTTGAGAGGATTTTTAGAGCTGGCTTAATAATATGGACACAGTAACCTTTAAGGCCTGCTTTGCAGAGTATGAGCAATATAGTATAGCTGGATTCAGCATAGTGCAGCTGGATTTCATTCAGAACTGTGTATATCCCTCACCAGATTGTAACACCCAGCTAACTGGTCgccccctctctcacctctcACCGCTCTAATGCATCCTGAGCACTACTGCCAGACTAATTATTCTATCCCATCGCTCATCATCTACTGCCCCACTGTCATTCCATGggctcccgctgattttgtgACCCATTAccgcccactcccgcaacatgtgtgtccaatcccgcccgctcctgcaacatatgtgtccaatactgcccacccccttacctgaactgcaggtacactcccgcaaggctgccttcatgttgctccctcacagcgtctcttctcttgttccgcccaggaacggagcagagtcatgtgacatgacgTAAAAtcatgtgactctgctgggttcctgggcggaacaagagaagataCGCCGTGAGGAAGCAACGTGAAGGCAGCTtttgcgggattaccgggacccgcaggtacattgtctgacgGCCTGCTCCCGCTTGCAACTCCCGAAaaaccgcccgcaagttttCTTGGCTGTAAGTTTTTCCCCCCAATGCAGTTCTGTACCCTATACCCTCCAGAATTCAAACTTCTCTCCCCGAcctacagtgccctccactgcTCCCCTTAACTTTACTCTCATATCCAAATACTCTCTTGGCCCCCTCTTCATTCCCATGATATGCGGCTGTCTTCTACTGCTGATGTGTAGTAGATTATGTGAACGGTACAGATCAGGAGGAGATTCGAACTGGTGAGAACTTTCCCTTTTAAATAAGATGTCCTGGTTATcgcattaaatataataatttattaataataatattaatagtttaTATGGTGCCAACAGACAGCGCAACGCTGTACAACCAGTTACCAGAGTTACTGCCCCCATTCATTagactattatttttatatacatttaaataatatttagtgTCCATTTATATtgtggttttatatatttaatcttcTTAGCTTGAGTTATGGGAATATTACGATTCTTAGTGCATGACGTTGAGTTGATATATACGTTGTTGCCGTTACTCGGCATTAATGTCTGTAGTTAATTCACATAAATCTATGCTTTTTCTGACTTCTCATTTCATCGTATTGCCCAGGCGTGGATTAAGCAGCGCGATACCGGATTCAATTATTCCtatgcctttatttatttttataggggTTGAGCAGTGCATCCAGAAGTTTCTAGATGTCGCCAGACAGACGGAAtgcttcttcctccagaaaaGACTACAGCTTTCTGTCCAGAAGCCCGAGCAAGTTATTAAAGAGGTAAAACACGCTGAACCAGTTGGTGTATTTTTGCGGCCGCACGGTATAGAACTTGGGTGTGTAAAGAGCGTGATGCGTTAGAATACCAAGAATACTCCCGCACTATATTTATCTTTGTGACTTTATTCTTCGTGGTCGATTTATTCTGACGGCCGTGTTCTTGTTCTGCCAGGATGTTTCTGAGCTGAGAAACGAGTTGCAGAGAAAAGAAGCCCTAATCCAGAAGCATCTGACAAAACTTCGGAGCTGGCAGCAGATTCTAGAAGAGATAAACGTTCAGCATAAAAAGTCTAGTGAAATGGCTCAAGGGCCGCTTGCCTACCTGGAACAGGCTTCTGCCAATATCCCTGCTCCCATGAAGCAGAAGTGACTGCGCACTCTGCACTGGGCGAACTTGTTTATACCTTTTTCACAGAGAACAGAAGGATGCTGTTGGCACATAATTCATCAGGTTAACTGTTTTTGTTTatcaacacacacaataattaaagtgtttttttccatcTGGAAGTCCTGCTTTTAGCCCTTAGTGACTCGTTTCATCCGAAAGTCTTGCCTTTAACCCTTGGTGTGCTGTTCCACGCGTATCTAATGAGCAATCAATTGCTGCATATCACGAAAGTGAGCATTTGGCTCTCACCTTGTTGAATTTGAAGGTTGTGTATTACGGCGAGCACTattgtgtagttttttttttttttttttcttcccttttatATATACTTCAATGTAAGAGGAGCATCCCTCCCTggatacttttattttaattttattatttttattgtttatctgCACATGTTCACATTGAGGGTGCTCCAGTTCTAGTTTGGTTTTACCtgttctttttacttttaagtGTAGGAAAAGAGTTGTTGCACTTGCCTGTTTGAGCAGCCCActgatatatgatttttttttttaatgtttatatacacaCCGATCACCCACAGCATTCGGACTATCGGCCTCATATTGtgtagtttctctgttttgctgccaaaacagccctgacccctCGAAGCATGGATTTCACTAgatctctgaaggtgtgctgtggtatctggcagaTCCTTTAATTCCTCTAAGTtacaaggtggggcctccatggatcagacatgtttgtccagcacatcccacagttGTTGGATTGGATCGAGGTCTGGAGAATTTGGAGGCCATGTCCCCACCTTGAACTCGTTGTGTTCGTAAAACCATTCCTgcaagaggccaatgccatcagggaataccgtgTCCACGAAAGGGTCTACATAATCTGCAACAGTGCTTAGTTAGGTGgtatgtgtcaaagtaacatccacatgaatggcaggacccaaggattcccagcagaacattgcccaaagcgtCACACTGCCTCCGccagcttgccttcctcccgtAGTGGTGCCACGTGTTCTCAATGTAAGCGACGTTGTGGCCCCATAGGCGAcgaactgcgatgcactgtgacGAGCTAGCTACactagctcgtctgttggatttgatcaCAGGGCCTTCGTCCCCCCCCACGTGTATCAATAAGTCTTGGCCactcatgattttttttttttttttttttgtttgtttttttcttgcttttaacACATGAACTTTGAGGACATATTCACTTGCTTAATATATccccccactgacaggtgccatgataacaagattatcagtgtcatgtctacaaatgctcgcagtttagggaataagatccatgaacttgtaacagttgtggcaactgagaatgttgatatagtggctgttactgagacatggtataatgagaaaaatgactgggacatatcaataccggggtactctttatatagaaaagatagaaagggcaggaaagggggaggggtggccctatatgtgaaaaataacatcaaatctaacttaatacaagttggtgaagagaacttagagtcggtttgggttacagtacaatttggcaaaagtaaagtaactcgcataggtgtgatttatagacccccaggacaagtagaagaactcgataatctactagtggaggaaatagctaaaatgacagtgaagggggatgttataatcatgggtgactttaatctccctgatgtgaactggaaaacgaaagtagctggttgtaccaggagtgcggatattctaaactccttattgggattatctttaaaacaggtggttgaggaaccaactcgtaaggaggccacattggatttagtgttcacaaatggagatttgttaacagatatttctgtaggtgaaagtttgggatctagtgatcatcagtctgtgtggtttaatatacgaacagtgactgagtcacaccacacaaaaacaaaagttttagattttagaaaagctgacttttctaaaatgagaaaatgtatagaggggtcattatcagactggcacaatttaaatggtgttcaggag
The DNA window shown above is from Spea bombifrons isolate aSpeBom1 chromosome 1, aSpeBom1.2.pri, whole genome shotgun sequence and carries:
- the LOC128477248 gene encoding mediator of RNA polymerase II transcription subunit 28-like; amino-acid sequence: MDTVTFKACFAEYEQYSIAGFSIVQLDFIQNCVYPSPDLDYVNGTDQEEIRTGVEQCIQKFLDVARQTECFFLQKRLQLSVQKPEQVIKEDVSELRNELQRKEALIQKHLTKLRSWQQILEEINVQHKKSSEMAQGPLAYLEQASANIPAPMKQK
- the LOC128477411 gene encoding mediator of RNA polymerase II transcription subunit 28-like, whose product is MDTVTFKACFAEYEQYSIAGFSIVQLDFIQNCVYPSPDLDYVNGTDQEEIRTGVEQCIQKFLDVARQTECFFLQKRLQLSVQKPEQVIKEDVSELRNELQRKEALIQKHLTKLRSWQQILEEINVQHKKSSEMAQGPLAYLEQASANIPAPMKQK